CTCTTACCATCTCCCAAATCAAAAACGGTATTCTACCTTGGAGAGAAAGTAGAAAAAGAAAAAATACTCAAAGGACTAAACTTTTCACCTTACTACTAAGGCAAATACCCCTCAAATTCTCTATGCCCTCTAACATTCACAACTGATAAGAACACCTTTTTCCTCAGTCTACTTACTTCCTCCCTGATTTCAACCTCTAACACACCCCTTAGCAGAAAATCCTTTCTCCCTTTGTTACTATTGGAAACAAACTCCTTCCTGATTTGAAAATAGGAAAAATCCTTACTATGAGTACCAAATATATACCTAACAATCCCCTTCTTACCCCTAATCTCAAGCACCCTATTATAAACACTAAAGTCTTCACCATTGTTAATCTCATACTCCAAATCTCTAAGAAATTGCATTACAGAAAAGTCAGAACCTCTTGAAAAGGACTCAAAGAAACTTATTCCAATGGAAATAAGCTCGTAGATTATCATAAAAACAAACGAGGAGATCATCAGAACAACCATAATCTCTATTAGAGAAAAAGCTCTACACTTACTCCCCATCAAATTACCTCAAAATCTAAAAATCCTCTGATCAGCGAATAACTCTTAAGCCTTACTTTCACCTTCTGTCCTATTTTAAAAGCAGTATCTCTAGAAGGTGACACTATTTCATTGTTATCTTGGTCATAAAAGTAACCCTTTCCTAAAGTTTCCAGCGGAACAAACCCCTCAATACCATTCTTGACTATCTGCACAAACATACCATCTTCCTTAAAACCTGAAACTACGGCATCAAAGATTTCATCTGGAAAAGATCTGATATACCTTATCCCCTTAAGCTTTGCAATAAACCTCTCTGCAGAAACAGATTCTCTCTCAGTCTCCGAGCAATGTCTAGCTATTTCTCTAAGCTTTCTCAAAGAAAGATACTTCGGTCTTTTTGTTTTCCCAACCAAGGCAAGTTTAACAAGCCTATGAATAACTAGATCTGGATATCTCCTTATAGGAGAAGTAAAATGGGTATAATACTCAAAGTCTAGCCCGTAGTGTCCAACATTTTCCGTGTCATACCTAGCTTGCTTCATAGCCCTTAAAATCACATAGTTCACGAATTCTTCATATTCCTTCTGAGAAACGTTCATTATTACACTCTGTAGATGCGAAGATTTTATTTCCTCCACTGGAGGTAATCTGAAACCAAACAATGAAACTATTTTTGATATGCTCTCAATACTTTCATAACTGGGCTCCTCGTGAACTCTAAATATAGATGGTCCCTTGTCTGCCAAAAACTTCGCTATTGTCTTATTTGCCATCAACATAAATTCTTCTATAATTCTCTCAGACTTCATCCTTGAGTATACCTTAAATTCTACAGGATTTCCTTTCTCGTCAAGATAGATCTTGCTTTCCTTAAAATTAAAATCTATTCCTCCCTTTGATATTCTCTTATCGTGCAATCTCTTTGCTAACTCCCACATCCTAAAAAGAGTATCTACCAACTCTTTATCACTTTCAACTGATGGATCATCAAGTATCCTTTCTACATATTCATACGTAAGCCTATACCTGCTCTTTATCACTGACGGAAAAATCTCAAATCTATCAACATCAAGGGTGTCTCTATTTATATACATCTTCACGGACATTGTAAGTCTATCCACGGAAGGACTTAAGCTACATATACCATTGGATAGTTCAAACGGCAACATAGGGAAAACCGTATCAATAAGGTATGTTGAGTTTCCCCTTTTCATTGCCTCCCTATCTATGGGAGTGCCTGGTAAAACATAATGAGATACATCCGCAATATGAACTCCCAAGACATAATACTCTTTTTCAATATCCAAAGAAACCGCATCATCAAAATCCTTAGCATCCTCACCATCAATGGTAAAAATCAACTTATTCCTTAAATCAACCCTTCCCCTCAAATCAGAGCTTCTTACCTCTCTCTCAATACTCCTAGACTGCCTCACAACAGACCTAGGAAACTTATACCTTACATTATACTTTTTCAACACCAATAAAATATCAAGCAAGGGATTTCTCTCAAATACCTCCTCTCTAAGCCAAGGAAGCTTCTTCCTCCTAGAAAGTTCTAGCAAAAGTTCTTGCTTGCTGAGATTTTCTAACTTATTGCTTCTAGTTTCTTTCAACTTAGTTTTCCTTCTTTCTCTACTCTCGCCAGAAAATCTTCTTCCACTTTTTACTTTTCTCCTTTTCATCCTAAAACAAATAGACAAAACAAATTATCAACAACACCACTACCCAAATTCAACCTACTCTTTCTGAAGTCAACAGATTTTAATTTCCATTATACTACTCAGCGAGTGTAATAGCTTTTGTGAACTTTATCTCAGTCACCTTAAACTTACCAAGCTCCTCTCCCAACTTCCACCCACGTCCCCAATCAACCTACCCCCTTGCCGTCTCTCTACCCACACCCCCACCCCTCCGGCCAACACCCCATACACCTCCTCAAACCTCTCACTCAAACTACTGTTGCCTCCTTCACCCCATACACCGCCCTCACTATCTCCTCCATACCCCTCCTGCTCTCTCCCATCGCACCCCTTATCTCATCACTGTAAAC
This genomic interval from Brevinematia bacterium contains the following:
- a CDS encoding VacB/RNase II family 3'-5' exoribonuclease, whose protein sequence is MKRRKVKSGRRFSGESRERRKTKLKETRSNKLENLSKQELLLELSRRKKLPWLREEVFERNPLLDILLVLKKYNVRYKFPRSVVRQSRSIEREVRSSDLRGRVDLRNKLIFTIDGEDAKDFDDAVSLDIEKEYYVLGVHIADVSHYVLPGTPIDREAMKRGNSTYLIDTVFPMLPFELSNGICSLSPSVDRLTMSVKMYINRDTLDVDRFEIFPSVIKSRYRLTYEYVERILDDPSVESDKELVDTLFRMWELAKRLHDKRISKGGIDFNFKESKIYLDEKGNPVEFKVYSRMKSERIIEEFMLMANKTIAKFLADKGPSIFRVHEEPSYESIESISKIVSLFGFRLPPVEEIKSSHLQSVIMNVSQKEYEEFVNYVILRAMKQARYDTENVGHYGLDFEYYTHFTSPIRRYPDLVIHRLVKLALVGKTKRPKYLSLRKLREIARHCSETERESVSAERFIAKLKGIRYIRSFPDEIFDAVVSGFKEDGMFVQIVKNGIEGFVPLETLGKGYFYDQDNNEIVSPSRDTAFKIGQKVKVRLKSYSLIRGFLDFEVI
- a CDS encoding prepilin-type N-terminal cleavage/methylation domain-containing protein translates to MGSKCRAFSLIEIMVVLMISSFVFMIIYELISIGISFFESFSRGSDFSVMQFLRDLEYEINNGEDFSVYNRVLEIRGKKGIVRYIFGTHSKDFSYFQIRKEFVSNSNKGRKDFLLRGVLEVEIREEVSRLRKKVFLSVVNVRGHREFEGYLP